A genomic window from Variovorax paradoxus includes:
- the mrdA gene encoding penicillin-binding protein 2: protein MTEIRNVAADLARFKRRVIVIGLAVLFAFSLLCARLVYLQVTRHEDLAEQAESNRTAVVPVVPNRGLILDRNGIVLASNYSAYTLEITPSKVNDVEETIDSLTQVLEVSPRDRRRFKRLREDSRSFDSIPIRTRLSDEEVARFAAQRYRFPGVEIKARLFRNYPQGELASHVLGYIGRINQREKTAMEDWDEEDQANYKGTDYIGKLGIEQSYEKTLHGQTGVEQMETSAGGRAVRRLASHPATPGNTVMLSLDIKLQKLVEDMYGDRRGALVAIDPKTGEVLAFVSKPTFDPNLFVEGIDNESWAALTESLDKPLLNRALRGTYPPGSTYKPFMAMAALQTGKRGPNVVVNDPGYFNFGGHRFGSPEGNLGGVDMRRSIQLSSNIYYYSLANEMGVDLIHDFMKPLGFGQITGIDLGGEVRGVLPSTEWKRNTYKRPEQKKWYAGETISLGIGQGYNAFTMLQLAQATAVVADGGLKHKPHLVLATRNTVSGQVVPLQQPPAENLGFSAANVAVVRDGLTSVVTAGTARGVFAGAAYQAAGKTGTAQAVTQAQNTKYNARALEEHQRDHALFMAFAPVNDPKIAVAVIVENAGWGAGAAAPIARRVFDYWLANQYPSEADLAAIKTGKATAPIGKPRVASEVAWPAPVATPATAP from the coding sequence ATGACCGAAATCCGCAACGTCGCCGCCGACCTCGCGCGCTTCAAGCGCCGCGTGATCGTCATTGGCCTGGCGGTGCTGTTCGCGTTCAGCCTGCTGTGTGCGCGGCTGGTGTACCTGCAGGTCACGCGCCACGAAGACCTGGCCGAGCAGGCAGAGAGCAACCGCACGGCCGTGGTACCGGTGGTGCCCAACCGGGGCCTGATCCTCGACCGCAACGGCATCGTGCTGGCCTCGAACTATTCGGCCTACACGCTGGAGATCACGCCCTCCAAGGTGAACGACGTCGAGGAAACCATCGACAGCCTGACCCAGGTGCTCGAAGTCTCGCCGCGCGACCGCCGCCGCTTCAAGCGCCTGCGCGAAGACTCGCGCAGCTTCGACTCCATTCCGATCCGCACCCGCCTGAGCGACGAAGAGGTGGCGCGCTTCGCGGCCCAGCGCTATCGCTTCCCGGGCGTGGAGATCAAGGCGCGCCTGTTCCGCAACTACCCGCAGGGCGAGCTGGCCTCGCACGTGCTTGGCTACATCGGCCGCATCAACCAGCGCGAGAAGACCGCGATGGAAGACTGGGACGAGGAAGACCAGGCCAACTACAAGGGCACCGATTACATCGGCAAGCTCGGCATCGAGCAGAGCTACGAGAAGACGCTGCACGGCCAGACCGGTGTCGAGCAGATGGAAACCTCGGCGGGCGGCCGCGCCGTGCGCCGCCTGGCCAGCCATCCGGCCACACCGGGCAACACCGTGATGCTGTCGCTCGACATCAAGCTGCAGAAGCTGGTGGAAGACATGTACGGCGACCGCCGCGGCGCGCTGGTGGCCATCGACCCCAAGACCGGCGAGGTGCTGGCCTTCGTGAGCAAGCCCACCTTCGACCCCAACCTGTTCGTCGAAGGCATCGACAACGAAAGCTGGGCGGCGCTCACCGAGTCCCTCGACAAGCCGCTCCTGAACCGCGCCCTGCGCGGCACCTATCCGCCCGGTTCCACCTACAAGCCCTTCATGGCAATGGCGGCATTGCAAACCGGCAAGCGCGGGCCCAACGTGGTGGTGAACGACCCCGGCTACTTCAACTTCGGCGGCCACCGCTTCGGCAGCCCCGAAGGCAACCTGGGCGGCGTCGACATGCGCCGATCGATCCAGCTGTCGAGCAACATCTACTACTACTCGCTGGCCAACGAGATGGGCGTGGACCTGATCCACGACTTCATGAAGCCGCTGGGCTTCGGCCAGATCACCGGCATCGACCTGGGCGGCGAGGTGCGCGGCGTGCTGCCCAGCACCGAGTGGAAACGCAACACCTACAAGCGCCCCGAGCAAAAGAAGTGGTACGCGGGCGAGACCATCTCGCTGGGCATCGGGCAGGGCTACAACGCCTTCACGATGCTGCAGCTGGCGCAGGCCACGGCCGTCGTGGCCGACGGCGGCTTGAAGCACAAGCCGCACCTCGTGCTGGCCACGCGCAACACCGTGAGCGGGCAGGTGGTGCCGCTGCAGCAGCCGCCGGCGGAAAACCTCGGCTTCTCGGCGGCCAACGTTGCGGTGGTCCGCGACGGCCTGACCAGCGTGGTCACCGCCGGCACGGCGCGCGGCGTGTTCGCGGGCGCGGCCTACCAGGCAGCCGGCAAGACGGGCACGGCGCAGGCGGTAACGCAGGCGCAGAACACCAAGTACAACGCGCGCGCCCTGGAAGAACACCAGCGCGACCACGCTCTTTTCATGGCCTTCGCGCCGGTGAACGACCCGAAGATCGCCGTGGCCGTGATCGTGGAAAACGCCGGCTGGGGCGCGGGCGCCGCGGCCCCCATCGCGCGCCGGGTGTTCGACTACTGGCTCGCGAACCAGTACCCGAGCGAGGCCGACCTGGCGGCCATCAAGACCGGCAAGGCGACCGCGCCAATCGGCAAGCCGCGCGTGGCGAGTGAAGTGGCGTGGCCGGCGCCCGTGGCAACGCCTGCTACCGCGCCCTGA
- a CDS encoding MBL fold metallo-hydrolase produces the protein MSQAKKFASQADMEEKKITFSQISEHAWAYTAEGDPNTGIVIGDDCVLVADTQATPAMAADVVRRIREVTDKPIKYVVLTHYHAVRVLGAAGYGAEHILASQDTRDLIVERGEQDKASEIGRFPRLFQNVETVPPGLTWPTMTFTGKMTLWLGKLEVQLIQLGRGHTKGDTVVWLPGEKTLLSGDLVEFGATPYAGDAYFKDWPQTLDNIAALKPAALVPGRGAALTTPAEVAEGLTGTRNFISDVYASVQEGVKAGRDLNAVYKDTYEKLKPKYSQWVIFDHCMPFDVSRAYDEASGHADPRVWTAERDIEMWKALEG, from the coding sequence ATGAGCCAAGCCAAGAAATTCGCCAGCCAGGCCGACATGGAAGAGAAGAAGATCACCTTCAGCCAGATCTCCGAACATGCCTGGGCCTACACCGCCGAGGGCGACCCCAACACCGGCATCGTCATCGGCGACGACTGCGTGCTGGTGGCCGATACCCAGGCCACCCCCGCCATGGCGGCCGACGTGGTGCGCCGCATCCGCGAAGTGACCGACAAGCCCATCAAGTACGTGGTGCTCACGCACTACCACGCGGTGCGCGTGCTGGGCGCGGCGGGCTACGGTGCCGAACACATCCTGGCCAGCCAGGACACTCGCGACCTGATCGTCGAGCGCGGCGAGCAAGACAAGGCCAGCGAAATCGGCCGCTTCCCTCGCCTGTTCCAGAACGTCGAGACGGTGCCGCCCGGCCTGACCTGGCCCACCATGACCTTCACCGGCAAGATGACGCTGTGGCTGGGCAAGCTCGAAGTGCAGCTCATCCAGCTCGGTCGCGGCCACACCAAGGGCGACACCGTCGTCTGGCTGCCGGGCGAGAAGACGCTGCTGTCGGGCGACCTGGTCGAGTTCGGCGCCACGCCGTATGCCGGCGACGCCTACTTCAAGGACTGGCCGCAGACGCTGGACAACATCGCAGCCCTGAAGCCCGCCGCGCTGGTGCCGGGCCGCGGCGCCGCGCTGACCACGCCGGCCGAAGTGGCCGAGGGCCTGACCGGTACGCGCAACTTCATCTCCGACGTGTACGCCAGCGTGCAAGAGGGCGTGAAGGCCGGGCGCGACCTGAACGCGGTCTACAAGGACACCTACGAGAAGCTCAAGCCCAAGTACAGCCAGTGGGTGATCTTCGACCACTGCATGCCCTTCGACGTGAGCCGCGCCTACGACGAGGCCTCGGGTCACGCCGACCCGCGTGTGTGGACGGCCGAGCGCGACATCGAGATGTGGAAGGCACTGGAAGGCTGA
- the mreC gene encoding rod shape-determining protein MreC: MPLGTLDRTAPPLFNQGQSALSKLIFFGALALFLMVADARFHIVQPIRATIGAVLYPVQWVALKPVQAVLGGGRYLEDLQTAQRNEEDARKALMMQAERAAQADTLLQDNARLRELLELRQTTATPGRAAEVLYDAADPYTRKIVIDQGLTQGVAPGSPVIDARGVLGQVTQVLPFTSEVTLVIDRDLSIPVQNTRTGVRSVAFGDASAHGGGLELRFMAANADLQEGDLLSTSGVDGIYPAGLPVAKIERIERRADSAFARIYCVPLAHVTAARYVLVLEPTGTPAAPPPAAPAATQRKRPEGKPGAGKNEKKPAGARP; the protein is encoded by the coding sequence ATGCCTCTGGGCACGCTCGATCGCACAGCGCCACCCCTGTTCAACCAGGGGCAGTCGGCGCTCAGCAAGCTGATCTTCTTCGGCGCGCTCGCCCTGTTCCTCATGGTGGCCGATGCGCGCTTTCACATCGTGCAGCCGATCCGCGCGACCATCGGCGCGGTGCTCTACCCGGTGCAATGGGTGGCGCTGAAGCCGGTGCAGGCCGTGCTGGGAGGCGGGCGCTACCTCGAAGACCTGCAGACCGCGCAGCGCAACGAGGAAGACGCCCGCAAGGCGCTGATGATGCAGGCCGAACGCGCCGCCCAGGCCGACACGCTGCTGCAGGACAACGCCCGTCTGCGCGAGCTGCTCGAACTGCGCCAGACCACGGCCACGCCGGGCCGCGCGGCCGAGGTGCTCTACGACGCGGCCGACCCCTACACCCGCAAGATCGTCATCGACCAGGGCCTGACCCAGGGCGTGGCGCCCGGCTCGCCGGTGATCGACGCGCGCGGCGTGCTCGGCCAGGTCACGCAGGTGCTGCCCTTCACGAGCGAGGTCACGCTGGTGATCGACCGCGATCTTTCCATTCCCGTGCAGAACACCCGCACCGGCGTGCGCAGCGTGGCCTTCGGCGACGCCTCGGCCCACGGCGGCGGGCTGGAGCTGCGCTTCATGGCCGCCAATGCCGACCTGCAGGAGGGCGACCTGCTCTCCACCAGCGGCGTCGACGGCATCTATCCCGCCGGCCTGCCGGTGGCGAAGATCGAGCGCATCGAGCGGCGCGCCGACTCGGCTTTCGCCCGCATCTACTGCGTGCCGCTGGCCCATGTGACGGCCGCGCGCTACGTGCTGGTGCTCGAGCCCACCGGCACGCCGGCCGCGCCGCCGCCTGCCGCGCCCGCCGCCACCCAGCGCAAGCGGCCTGAAGGCAAGCCCGGCGCGGGCAAGAACGAAAAGAAGCCAGCGGGAGCGCGCCCATGA
- a CDS encoding Bug family tripartite tricarboxylate transporter substrate binding protein, whose translation MRGAFTLTRRAAAVALLAAPFFVHIAQAADFPTKPIRFIVPYTPGGTTDLVARTVGQKVSEKLGQPVLIDNRGGAGGNIGMDAVAKAAPDGYTIGFGAISTNALNPHIYKSMAFDPRKDFTAISLLGTSTIVLEVPAASAIKTVPDLVAAAKKNPGLPYATAGAGTSMNLAGVMFAQMTGTELVHVAYKGSGPAITDMLGNNIGVMFDNLPASLPHIQAGKLRALAVAGPARSPSLPDVPTMAEAGLKGYALEPWFGVYGPAKLPVPIVKALNEAFVEALAMPDVKAKLAQAGFSPRSSTPQELTTLTETEYKRLGDVAQKAGMTAD comes from the coding sequence ATGAGGGGCGCCTTCACCCTCACGCGCCGCGCGGCGGCCGTGGCGCTGCTCGCGGCGCCCTTCTTCGTGCACATCGCACAGGCCGCCGACTTTCCGACCAAGCCCATCCGCTTCATCGTGCCCTACACGCCGGGCGGCACCACCGACCTGGTGGCGCGCACCGTGGGCCAGAAGGTGTCGGAGAAGCTGGGCCAGCCGGTGCTGATCGACAACCGCGGCGGCGCGGGCGGCAACATCGGCATGGACGCCGTGGCCAAGGCCGCGCCCGACGGCTACACCATCGGCTTCGGCGCCATCTCGACCAATGCGCTGAACCCGCACATCTACAAATCGATGGCCTTCGACCCACGCAAGGATTTCACGGCCATCAGCCTGCTGGGCACCTCGACCATCGTGCTCGAAGTGCCGGCGGCCTCCGCCATCAAGACCGTGCCCGACCTCGTTGCCGCCGCGAAGAAGAACCCCGGCCTGCCCTACGCCACCGCGGGCGCCGGCACCTCGATGAACCTGGCCGGCGTGATGTTCGCGCAGATGACCGGCACCGAGCTCGTGCACGTCGCCTACAAGGGCAGCGGCCCGGCCATCACCGACATGCTGGGCAACAACATCGGCGTGATGTTCGACAACCTGCCGGCGTCGCTGCCGCACATACAGGCCGGCAAGCTGCGCGCGCTGGCGGTGGCAGGCCCCGCGCGCTCGCCTTCGCTGCCCGACGTGCCGACGATGGCCGAAGCCGGGCTCAAGGGCTACGCGCTGGAACCGTGGTTCGGCGTGTACGGCCCGGCGAAGCTGCCGGTGCCGATCGTCAAGGCGCTGAACGAGGCCTTTGTCGAAGCGCTCGCCATGCCCGACGTGAAAGCCAAGCTGGCGCAGGCCGGCTTCTCGCCGCGCAGCTCGACCCCACAAGAGCTGACCACGCTGACCGAAACCGAATACAAGCGCCTGGGCGATGTGGCCCAAAAGGCCGGCATGACCGCCGACTGA
- a CDS encoding FAD-dependent oxidoreductase encodes MIDYQSLRFDYRRHADQDAAEPARHPVVVVGAGPVGLALAIDLALRQVPVVLLDNDNTLSSGSRAICFAKRTLEIFDRLGCGDRMVDKGVSWNVGKVFFHDEQVYRFDLLPEPGHERPAFINLQQYYVEGYLVERAATLPLIDLRWNNKVTGIEQRDDGAVLTVETPEGDYRLQADYVAACDGSRSNLRQLLGQEAKGRVFRDRFLIADITMDAHLPTERRFWFDPSFHPGQSVLLHKQADGMWRVDFQLGWDADPVEERKPENITPRVRALLDSIGFEGVQFRIGWASVYTFACQRMERFRHGRVLFAGDSAHGVSPFGARGANSGVQDADNLAWKLAAVVRGDAPDALLDSYASEREFAADQNIRNSTRATDFITPKSEVSRLFRDAVLELTKRHAFARTLVNSGRLSVATVLRDSPLNTAEAEAFAGAMVPGAAAADAPVVRADGSTGWLLRECHVSQFTALVFGQGETAERSLQALKASDFPLHVVRVEGGGTDVALATQRYDAQPGTVYLLRPDQHVCARWRQPTAANIRAAIGRALAKA; translated from the coding sequence GTGATCGACTATCAGAGCCTGCGCTTCGACTACCGCCGCCACGCCGACCAGGACGCGGCCGAGCCAGCCCGCCATCCGGTGGTGGTGGTCGGCGCCGGCCCGGTCGGCCTGGCGCTGGCCATCGACCTCGCGCTGCGGCAGGTGCCCGTGGTGCTGCTCGACAACGACAACACCCTCTCAAGCGGATCGCGCGCGATCTGCTTCGCCAAGCGCACGCTGGAGATCTTCGACCGCCTCGGCTGTGGCGACCGCATGGTCGACAAGGGCGTGTCGTGGAACGTGGGCAAGGTGTTCTTCCATGACGAGCAGGTCTACCGCTTCGACCTGCTGCCCGAGCCCGGCCACGAGCGCCCGGCCTTCATCAACCTGCAGCAGTACTACGTCGAGGGCTACCTCGTCGAGCGCGCTGCCACGCTGCCGCTGATCGACCTGCGCTGGAACAACAAGGTCACGGGCATCGAGCAACGCGACGACGGCGCGGTGCTGACCGTGGAGACGCCCGAGGGCGACTACCGGCTGCAGGCGGATTACGTTGCCGCCTGCGACGGCTCGCGCTCCAACCTGCGCCAGCTGCTGGGCCAGGAAGCAAAAGGCCGCGTGTTCCGCGACCGCTTCCTGATCGCCGACATCACGATGGACGCGCACCTGCCCACCGAGCGGCGCTTCTGGTTCGACCCTTCGTTCCACCCCGGCCAGAGCGTGCTGCTGCACAAGCAGGCCGACGGCATGTGGCGCGTGGACTTCCAGCTCGGCTGGGACGCCGACCCGGTGGAAGAGCGCAAGCCCGAGAACATCACGCCGCGCGTGCGCGCGCTGCTCGACAGCATCGGCTTCGAAGGCGTGCAGTTCCGGATCGGCTGGGCCAGCGTCTACACCTTCGCCTGCCAGCGCATGGAGCGCTTCCGCCACGGCCGCGTGCTGTTCGCGGGCGACTCGGCGCATGGCGTGTCGCCCTTTGGCGCACGCGGCGCCAACTCGGGCGTGCAGGACGCGGACAACCTCGCATGGAAGCTCGCGGCGGTGGTGCGGGGCGATGCGCCCGACGCCCTGCTCGACAGCTACGCCAGCGAGCGCGAGTTCGCGGCCGACCAGAACATCCGCAACTCCACGCGCGCGACCGACTTCATCACGCCCAAGAGCGAGGTGAGCCGGCTGTTCCGCGATGCGGTGCTGGAGCTGACCAAACGACACGCCTTTGCGCGCACGCTGGTGAACAGCGGGCGGCTGTCGGTGGCCACTGTGCTGCGCGATTCGCCGCTCAACACGGCCGAGGCCGAGGCCTTCGCGGGCGCGATGGTGCCGGGCGCGGCAGCCGCCGATGCGCCTGTCGTGCGCGCCGATGGCAGCACCGGCTGGCTGCTGCGCGAGTGCCATGTCTCGCAGTTCACCGCACTTGTGTTCGGCCAGGGTGAGACGGCCGAGCGCAGCCTGCAGGCGCTGAAGGCGAGCGACTTTCCGCTGCACGTCGTGCGCGTGGAAGGCGGCGGCACCGACGTCGCACTCGCCACGCAGCGCTACGACGCGCAGCCCGGCACCGTCTACCTGCTGCGGCCCGACCAGCACGTGTGCGCGCGCTGGCGGCAACCCACGGCGGCAAACATCCGCGCGGCCATCGGCCGCGCACTGGCAAAGGCGTGA
- a CDS encoding DUF2783 domain-containing protein: MQQQQHLTTAPNLEAPDDFYEALIEAHQGLSTEESHAFNARLVLVLANHVGSLAVLREAFDAARAG; the protein is encoded by the coding sequence ATGCAGCAGCAACAGCACCTGACCACCGCACCGAACCTCGAAGCGCCCGATGACTTCTACGAAGCGCTCATCGAGGCGCATCAAGGGCTTTCCACCGAGGAAAGCCATGCCTTCAATGCGCGCCTCGTGCTCGTGCTGGCCAACCACGTCGGCTCGCTGGCCGTGCTGCGCGAAGCCTTCGATGCGGCGCGCGCCGGCTAG
- the hmgA gene encoding homogentisate 1,2-dioxygenase, with protein MTPATSPSERRYQSGFGNEYASEAVPGALPQGRNNPQRGPFDLYTELISGTAFTAPRHENRRTWLYRRQPSVVSGRYQPYAQAHWTTGADREIPLPPEPLRWHPQSLDGAADIDFVDGMRTIAANGDAESQVGIGSLMYLAGRSMERRAFVNADGEMLLVPQQGRLVITTELGVLGVKPGEIAVLPRGMAFKVALPDGLSRGYVCENYGAHFRLPELGPIGSNGLANARDFQAPVAAFESEEGAYEIVKKFGGRFWQAPMKQSPFNVVAWHGNLSPVKYDTAHFMVIGSISFDHPDPSIFTVLTSPSDTPGTANCDFVIFPPRWMVMENTFRPPWFHRNLMSEFMGLVLGEYDAKPGGFKPGGASLHNCMVPHGPDEEAFDKATHADLKPHKLDNTLAFMFESRYRFIPTNFALKSPALDTDYADCWAGLKDQFKP; from the coding sequence ATGACCCCAGCAACCTCGCCCTCTGAACGGCGCTACCAGAGCGGCTTCGGCAACGAGTACGCCTCCGAGGCGGTGCCCGGCGCCCTGCCCCAAGGCCGCAACAACCCGCAGCGCGGCCCCTTCGACCTGTACACCGAGCTGATCTCCGGCACCGCCTTCACCGCGCCGCGCCACGAGAACCGCCGCACCTGGCTGTACCGCCGGCAGCCTTCGGTGGTGTCGGGCCGCTACCAGCCCTACGCGCAGGCGCATTGGACGACCGGCGCCGACCGCGAGATCCCCCTGCCGCCCGAGCCCCTGCGCTGGCATCCTCAGTCGCTGGACGGCGCGGCCGACATCGACTTTGTCGACGGCATGCGCACCATCGCGGCCAACGGCGATGCCGAGTCGCAGGTCGGCATCGGCTCGCTGATGTACCTCGCGGGCCGCTCGATGGAGCGCCGCGCCTTCGTCAACGCCGACGGCGAAATGCTGCTGGTGCCGCAGCAGGGCCGCCTCGTCATCACGACCGAACTGGGCGTGCTCGGCGTGAAGCCCGGCGAAATCGCGGTGCTGCCGCGCGGCATGGCCTTCAAAGTGGCGTTGCCCGACGGGCTCTCGCGCGGCTACGTGTGCGAGAACTACGGCGCGCACTTCCGCCTGCCCGAGCTCGGCCCGATCGGCTCGAACGGCCTGGCCAACGCGCGCGACTTCCAGGCGCCCGTGGCGGCTTTCGAATCGGAAGAAGGTGCCTACGAAATCGTCAAGAAGTTCGGCGGCCGCTTCTGGCAGGCGCCGATGAAGCAGTCGCCCTTCAACGTGGTCGCCTGGCACGGCAACCTGTCGCCGGTGAAGTACGACACGGCGCATTTCATGGTGATCGGCTCGATCAGCTTCGACCATCCCGATCCGTCGATCTTCACCGTGCTGACTTCGCCCAGCGACACGCCCGGCACTGCCAACTGCGACTTCGTGATCTTCCCGCCGCGCTGGATGGTGATGGAAAACACCTTCCGTCCGCCATGGTTCCACCGCAACCTCATGAGCGAATTCATGGGCCTGGTGCTGGGCGAGTACGACGCCAAGCCGGGCGGCTTCAAGCCCGGCGGCGCGAGCCTGCACAACTGCATGGTGCCGCACGGCCCCGACGAGGAAGCCTTCGACAAGGCCACGCACGCCGACCTGAAGCCGCACAAGCTGGACAACACGCTGGCCTTCATGTTCGAGAGCCGCTACCGCTTCATTCCGACGAACTTCGCGCTGAAGAGCCCTGCGCTCGATACCGACTACGCGGACTGCTGGGCAGGATTGAAAGACCAGTTCAAGCCATGA
- the fahA gene encoding fumarylacetoacetase, with translation MTALNATHDPKLRSWVASAHEAGTDFPIQNLPLGRFRTAGSSEGFRIGVAIGDQVLDLRATGLVDTDDMNVLMNASIKDRQALRAAISAGLAEGSDKQAAWSKALLAQGKAEMTVPCRIGDYTDFYTGIHHATTVGKLFRPDQPLLPNYKWVPIGYHGRASSIVVSGQSFKRPQGQTKAPDAAEPSFGPSKRLDYELELGFLVGRGNAQGEPIAIGEAEDHLFGVTLLNDWSARDVQAWEYQPLGPFLSKNFASSLSPWIVTMEALAPFRAKFERPAEDPQPLPYLDSASNRESGALDITLEVLLQTAKMRAEGVAPALLTRGNTTEAAYWTAAQLIAHHTVNGCNLQPGDLLGSGTLSGPKPDEAGSMMELTLGGKQPITLPNGEKRTFLEDGDTLIIRGYCERAGAVRIGLGEVSGTVV, from the coding sequence ATGACCGCACTGAACGCCACCCATGACCCGAAGCTGCGCAGCTGGGTCGCCTCGGCCCATGAAGCCGGCACCGACTTCCCGATCCAGAACCTGCCCCTCGGTCGCTTCCGCACGGCCGGCAGCAGCGAGGGTTTCCGCATCGGCGTCGCCATCGGCGACCAGGTGCTGGACCTGCGCGCAACGGGCCTCGTCGACACCGACGACATGAACGTGCTGATGAACGCCAGCATCAAGGACCGCCAGGCCCTGCGCGCCGCGATCTCCGCGGGCCTTGCCGAAGGCAGCGACAAGCAGGCCGCGTGGTCGAAGGCGCTGCTGGCGCAGGGCAAGGCCGAGATGACGGTGCCCTGCCGCATCGGCGACTACACCGACTTCTACACGGGCATCCATCACGCGACCACCGTCGGCAAGCTGTTCCGCCCCGACCAGCCGCTGCTGCCCAACTACAAGTGGGTGCCCATCGGGTATCACGGCCGCGCCTCGTCCATCGTCGTGAGCGGCCAGAGCTTCAAGCGCCCGCAGGGCCAGACCAAGGCGCCGGATGCGGCCGAGCCGAGCTTCGGCCCCTCGAAGCGGCTCGACTACGAGCTGGAGCTGGGCTTCCTGGTGGGCCGCGGCAACGCGCAGGGCGAACCCATTGCCATCGGCGAGGCCGAAGACCACCTGTTCGGCGTGACGCTGCTCAACGACTGGTCGGCGCGCGACGTGCAAGCCTGGGAGTACCAGCCGCTCGGCCCCTTCCTCTCGAAGAATTTCGCAAGCTCGCTGTCGCCGTGGATCGTGACGATGGAGGCGCTGGCGCCGTTCCGCGCGAAGTTCGAACGGCCCGCGGAAGACCCGCAGCCGCTGCCGTACCTCGATTCGGCATCGAACCGCGAGAGCGGCGCACTCGACATCACGCTCGAAGTGCTGCTGCAGACCGCGAAGATGCGCGCCGAGGGCGTTGCCCCGGCGCTGCTCACGCGCGGCAACACCACCGAGGCCGCCTACTGGACGGCCGCACAGCTCATCGCGCACCACACGGTGAACGGCTGCAACCTGCAGCCGGGCGACCTGCTGGGCTCGGGCACGCTGTCGGGCCCGAAGCCCGACGAGGCCGGCTCGATGATGGAGCTGACGCTGGGCGGCAAGCAGCCGATCACGCTGCCGAATGGCGAGAAGCGCACGTTCCTGGAAGACGGGGACACGCTGATCATTCGCGGTTACTGCGAGCGCGCGGGCGCGGTGCGCATCGGCCTCGGCGAGGTCAGCGGAACGGTGGTCTGA
- the mreD gene encoding rod shape-determining protein MreD → MIKRPGQQQLLLPVSPLFMWSSLVVALLINMIPIGRAVWMPDLLALVIVFWGVHQPARVGIGAAFVFGLCMDVHQSSMLGQHALSYTTLGFFAITIHRRLLWYPVLSQALQVLPLFALSQLIEVVTRMIGGGVFPGWSVLISPAIEAALWPLVTALLLAPQRRTPEPDENRPL, encoded by the coding sequence ATGATCAAGCGTCCAGGCCAGCAGCAGCTCCTGCTGCCCGTCAGCCCGCTCTTCATGTGGAGCAGCCTCGTGGTGGCGCTGCTCATCAACATGATCCCCATCGGCCGCGCGGTCTGGATGCCCGACCTGCTGGCGTTGGTGATCGTGTTCTGGGGCGTGCACCAGCCCGCGCGCGTGGGCATCGGCGCGGCCTTCGTGTTCGGCCTGTGCATGGACGTGCACCAGTCGTCGATGCTGGGCCAGCATGCGCTGTCCTACACCACGCTGGGCTTCTTCGCGATCACCATCCACCGGCGCCTGCTCTGGTATCCGGTGCTCTCGCAGGCGCTGCAGGTGCTGCCGCTCTTTGCGCTGTCGCAGCTGATCGAGGTCGTCACGCGGATGATCGGCGGCGGTGTGTTCCCGGGGTGGTCTGTGCTGATCTCGCCTGCCATCGAGGCCGCGCTGTGGCCCTTGGTCACCGCACTGTTACTGGCCCCGCAGCGCCGCACCCCGGAACCGGACGAGAACCGCCCCCTCTAA